The DNA sequence CCAGAGGATGTGAGGGGGAGGATAGTCCCCCTGGTGAAGGATGAGGAACTGATAGAGGAGAGGACCGGAGCCAGGCCGGGGGAGAGCTGGGGCCTCTACTTCAGGCTCAACCCCAGGGTTGAGGACCTGGTCGAAAGGTACGGCATCAGGGTGGATGAGAACATAAGCCTGCTGGTGGTCGGGAGCATAGATTCAGCGAAACAAGGTTGCCTATGCCCGGCCATAGCCCTCGGGAAGGCGATGCTATCCCACCTCCTGATGGAGGAGGATGATGCCGTCGTCGTCGATGCCGAGGCGGGGGCGGAGGTGTTCGGAAGGGGTCTGGCTGAGAGGTTCGACCACATGTTTTGCGTGACCGAGCCAACCCTGAAGTCCCTTGAGATAGCCAGGAGGCTGGCGGAGATGGGAAGGAGCCTGGGGATAGCGGAGGTCAGCTACATAGTGAACAAGTTCTCCGGGGATCACCGCGATGTGGAGAGGATAAGGGAGAGGCTGGGGGGAAGGTGCTTCTTCATCCCCTACGACGAGTCCCTGCTGAGGGCCGAGGTGGAGGGGAGGAGCTTGAGGGACCTGATCGGCTCCTCTAAAGCGATCTCATCCCTGATGGAGGCCTTCGACAGCATATTCGGGGGTGATCCTCATGCCTAAGGTGGGGGTCTACGTCTGCCACTGCGGCAAGAACATAGCAGGTAAGGTGGATGTCCAGAGGGTGGCGGCCGAGCTCAAGAAGCATCCGTCGGTCACCGTATCCAGGCACTACTTCTTCATGTGCAGCAGCTCCGGGCAGGACCTCATAAAGAGGGACATAAGGGCCGGAAGGGTGGACAGGGTCGTCGTGGCTGCCTGCAGCCCGAAGCTGCATGAGCCCCTCTTCAGGAGCGTCGTGGAGGAGGCCGGTCTGAACATGGGCTACTTCGAGCAGGCCAACATAAGGGAGCTCGTCTCCTGGTCCACAGATGATCCTGAGGAGGCCACCAGGAAGGCTATAGCTTACACCTGGGCGGCCGTGGAGAAGGTTCTGGAGGCCGAGCCCGTTGAGACCGGGGAGTTCAGCGTGACTAGGGAGGCCCTGGTGATAGGAGGGGGAGTGGCGGGCATAGCGGCTTCCCTGGACCTGGCGGAGAAGGGGATAAGGGTGCACCTGTTGGAGAGGAGCCCCACGATAGGGGGGAAGATGGCCCTCTTTGACAGGGTCTTCCCGACGGGCGATTGCTCCCTCTGCATACTAACACCCATGATGGCCGAGGCCGAGCACCATCCCAACATCACGATTCACACGCTCTGCGAGGTCACGCAGGTGAGCGGTTCCGTGGGGGACTTCAGGGTCAGGGTGAGGAGGAGGGCCAGGCACGTGGACGAGACGAAGTGCGTCGCATGCGGCATATGCGCTGAGAACTGCCCTGTGAGCGTGAGTAACGAGTGGTACATGGGACTAGGGAAGAGGAAGGCCATTTACATACCTTTCCCCCAGTCGGTTCCCAGGGCTTACGCGGTGGATGAGGCCAGCTGCCTCTTCTTCAAGGACGGGAGCTGCAGGAAGTGCGAGGAGGTCTGCCCAGCGAAGGCCGTGGATCTCAGCGAGACGGATGAGGAGTTCGAGCTCAGGGTGGGGGCGATAATAGTGGCCACTGGGGCCGATGAGTACGATGCATCCAACCTGAGGAACTACGGTTACGGGAGGATCGCAGACGTGATAACGCAGCTCGGATTCGAATCCCTCATAAACGTCAACGGACCGACGCAGGGACATCTAAGGAGACCCTCTGATGGAAAGGTCCCTGAGAGCGTGCTCTTCATACAGTGCGCTGGCAGCAGGGATCTGAACCACAATCCGTACTGCTCCAACGTCTGCTGCATGATAACCCTGAAGCACGCGGAGATACTGAGGATGGAGTACCCTGGCACGAAGGTGTACGTGGCTTACATGGACATGAGGACCCCGAAGAAGGGGTTCGAGGAAATGTACAGGAGGGTGAGGGAGGAGGGAGTCGTCTTCATAAGGGGTAAGCCCGGCGAGGTGAGGAGAGATGGAGAGAGGCTAGTGGTCGATGTTTACGATGAGCTTCTTGGGGAGAAGCTGAGCCTGGAAGTCGACATGGTCGTCCTAGCCGCCGGCCTGACCCCATCGGAGGGAACCACATCGATCTCGAAGCTGCTGAACATACCCAGGGACCTCTACGGCTTCCTGCAGGAGCTGCACCCAAAACTGAAGCCGGTTCAGACATCTAGACCGGGTATATTCATATGCGGGACCGCCCAGGGGCCGAAGGACATTCCAGACTCGGTTACGCAGGCGAAGGCAGCTGCAAGTGAGGCGGCCAGGCTTCTGCTTCTGGGGAAGGTCCAGGTGACCGGGGAGAAGGCCGAGGTGAACCAGGATCTCTGCACGGGCTGCGGGGCGTGCGCTGAGGAATGCCCGTTCTCAGCGATAGTTGTGGAAGGGGGCAAGGCCGAGGTGATGCCCCTGGCGTGCATGGGCTGCGGTATCTGCCAGGGGGCCTGCCCGACCGGGGCCATAGAGAGGAGGCTTTACGGCCACGGGCAGATGCTCAATCAGGTGGACGGGCTGCTGGAGGTGATAACTTGAGCTACGTTGTGGGGTTCTGCTGCAACGAGTGCGCCTATGCAGCCGCGGATCTGGCCGGGAGCACGCACAGGAGGCACCCGGCCAACGTGCTCGTCGTCAGGGTACCCTGCTCCGGCACGGTTGACCCCTCCTGGCTCCTCTACGCCCTCGCGAGGGGAGCGGATGCCGTCTTCGTCGCCGGCTGCAGGAAGGGGGAGTGTCACTACGTGGACGGGAACGTGAAGGCGGAGAGAAGGGTGAACTTCGTGAAGGAGCTCCTCAGGGCCGTGGGTGTTGAGCCCGAGAGGGTTGAGATGTTCTTCATGGCGTCCTCGGAGCCCCAGAAGTTCGTTGCGGCGGCTGAGGAGATGGCCCGGAGGGTTGAGGAGCTCGGACCCTTGAGGAGGACGAGAAGGCTGGACAGGGTCAGGCTGGGGAAGAAGATGAACCTTGTAGAGGCGCTCAGGGTCGTGGCCAGGGAGGTGAGGGACCTCGTTCTTCCGGAGATACCTGGCTTCAGGGTCCCGATCTACGATGAGAGCTGCGCCGGGTGCGGCGCCTGCGTGGAATCCTGCGGTCTGGGTGCGCTGAAGATGGTGGACTCCAACGGGTTCAGGAGCATCCTCGTGAACGCGGCCAGATGCTCGGCCTGCGGGGACTGCGTGAAGGCCTGCGAGGAGAGCGGGGAGGCGTCCCTCAGGTTGGGTGGGGTGAGGGTCTCACAGCTCCTGGAGGAGTGGAGCGAGGCGATGAGGATTCCTCTGGTTGAATGCGAGGTCTGCGGGAGGCACTTCGCGACGGAGAAGGAGCTCAGGAGGGCCAACTCACCCAGAGTATGTCCCGACTGCAAGGAGGCCCTCAGCGCCAGATCGATCTCCTTCGGGAGGGTGAGAGCTTGAGCCTCGCGGAGGAGCTGAAGGTCCTTTCCGGACAGGACGTCATGGCATGCTTCCAGTGCGGCGAGTGCTCCTCCTCATGCCAGATGACGGGCTTCAAGGGATTCTCACCGGCTAAGCTCATGCATGAGCTCCAGCTCGGCAGGGAGGAGGTGCTGAGGCGCAGGAGCTATGAGATATGCCTCCACTGCTTCATATGCTCCGTCAGGTGCCCGCAGGGCCTGAGCTTCCCGGATGTGGCCACCGCTCTATCTAACATCGCCGCCAGGAGGTACGGGGCTGGAAGGGTGGAAAGGGCGTTTTTGGAGGAGCTTTCAGGCAAGGGATTCCTTAACCCCGCCATCCTGGCCATGAAGAGTCTTGGAATCTCTGTTGTAAACGCATCCGGGATCAGGGGGCTGAGGCTCGTCCCCCTCATCTTGGAGAGGGGGAGGGTCAGGGATGATCTGTTGAGGGAGGTGAGGAGGGTTGTCGGGAGGGGTTGAGGCCTACTATCCAGGATGCTCCGGAATGACCACCGAGAGAGCTTACGTCAGGACGAGCCTTTTCGTTCTGAAGGAGCTTGGAGTGAATTACAGGCTTCTTGAGGATCTCCCCTGCTGCGGCACCCTCGAGGGGGAGCTCTACGATAGGAGGATGACCAGGGAGCTCGCCTCCATCATAAACAGGGAGGCCGGAGGTAGGGTGATAACGGGATGCAGCGGATGCTACAGCACGATCAACAGAAACGGAGGATCCGCAGTTCACATAGTTGACTTCTTGGCCAGGGAAGTAGGGCTTGAGAGGATAGCATCGAGGATAGTTAGGAGGGTCGACGTGAAGGTGGCCCCCTACTACGGTTGCCTCGCCCTCAGGCCGAGGG is a window from the Candidatus Korarchaeota archaeon NZ13-K genome containing:
- a CDS encoding CoB--CoM heterodisulfide reductase iron-sulfur subunit A family protein yields the protein MPKVGVYVCHCGKNIAGKVDVQRVAAELKKHPSVTVSRHYFFMCSSSGQDLIKRDIRAGRVDRVVVAACSPKLHEPLFRSVVEEAGLNMGYFEQANIRELVSWSTDDPEEATRKAIAYTWAAVEKVLEAEPVETGEFSVTREALVIGGGVAGIAASLDLAEKGIRVHLLERSPTIGGKMALFDRVFPTGDCSLCILTPMMAEAEHHPNITIHTLCEVTQVSGSVGDFRVRVRRRARHVDETKCVACGICAENCPVSVSNEWYMGLGKRKAIYIPFPQSVPRAYAVDEASCLFFKDGSCRKCEEVCPAKAVDLSETDEEFELRVGAIIVATGADEYDASNLRNYGYGRIADVITQLGFESLINVNGPTQGHLRRPSDGKVPESVLFIQCAGSRDLNHNPYCSNVCCMITLKHAEILRMEYPGTKVYVAYMDMRTPKKGFEEMYRRVREEGVVFIRGKPGEVRRDGERLVVDVYDELLGEKLSLEVDMVVLAAGLTPSEGTTSISKLLNIPRDLYGFLQELHPKLKPVQTSRPGIFICGTAQGPKDIPDSVTQAKAAASEAARLLLLGKVQVTGEKAEVNQDLCTGCGACAEECPFSAIVVEGGKAEVMPLACMGCGICQGACPTGAIERRLYGHGQMLNQVDGLLEVIT
- a CDS encoding CO dehydrogenase nickel-insertion accessory protein CooC, yielding MGLKVIVAGKGGVGKTTVASTLSFFLSSRGKRVLAVDTDSVPNLAFSLGLPEDVRGRIVPLVKDEELIEERTGARPGESWGLYFRLNPRVEDLVERYGIRVDENISLLVVGSIDSAKQGCLCPAIALGKAMLSHLLMEEDDAVVVDAEAGAEVFGRGLAERFDHMFCVTEPTLKSLEIARRLAEMGRSLGIAEVSYIVNKFSGDHRDVERIRERLGGRCFFIPYDESLLRAEVEGRSLRDLIGSSKAISSLMEAFDSIFGGDPHA